CTGGAGAGAAATAAAACCGGAAAATTTTGATGAAAATCTAATCATGGACGATTATCAAAATTTAGATTACGACGAAAGAATCAAAGATCTATACAGAGCAATCTCACAATTAAGCAAAATTGACAAAGCAATTATCATGCTCTATCTGGAAGAAAACAGCTACAATGAGATTTCGGAAATTATGGGTATTTCTGAGAAAAATGTAAGTGTTAGAATTGTAAGAATTAAAGATAAACTTATCAAGATCGTGAGGGAACCATGAATGATGATATTTTGATTAAATTATGGAAGCAAAACTCTATTCTAAATGAGAAAAAAATAGATATTGTTGAACTTAAAAAGTTGAATAAAATCGTAAACAAAAGCTCAAAAAAACTGATGAATTATCAAAAATCAGGCTTTGCTGTATCAACTATCTGTTTAATTCTAATACTAATTGGCATGTTTGAAAATGAAAATGAGTATGTAAAGATTATTGCCTTTATGACAATTTTCTGGCTTTTTTACTCTATTCGTTTTTTTCTTAATGGAATCAAAAAAACTCAAAGTCTGGATAACTTCGATAATTCTGTTTCTGAAACTGTAAAGGATAGAATAAAATTCTTTTACAAAGTGATGTTAAAATCTAAACATATCATGAGTATTAATTCTGCCTTAACTGCTTTTGGACTGAATTTTATGATGAACGTTTTTAAGGAAGATATTACAATATACAAAATTTTATTTTCAATTGGTGTATATTTCGCATTATATCTTGGAAGCTATTTAATCTATGATATAAATTACAAAACCTATCTCGAAAAGTTGGAAGCTGTGGAAATAGATTTAAATACTGGAGAATCAGTTAATAGTCAAAAAGCTGTAAAATTATCAAAAATTAAGTTAGCACTCATTATAGTTTCATTGTTATTAATTGGTTTACTCGGCTTGATTATTTCAGGTATAGATTGAATGAAAATGTAATTGAGGAAGATTTATTTTCTAATACTACTTTTTGGGAAAAAAGTAGCAAAATCCTAAGCTTTTTAGAAAAGCTTAACCAAAACCAATATCCAGTAAGACAGCATTATCGTTAGCATCACATTCAA
This Candidatus Delongbacteria bacterium DNA region includes the following protein-coding sequences:
- a CDS encoding RNA polymerase sigma factor yields the protein MSKVDQAYFLNQINENSGIIHKICRIYSNSLLESEELKQEIIFQLWKSYPSYENKAKFSTWMYKISFNTAIAGIRRNWREIKPENFDENLIMDDYQNLDYDERIKDLYRAISQLSKIDKAIIMLYLEENSYNEISEIMGISEKNVSVRIVRIKDKLIKIVREP